CATTTCGGACCAGCTTCGCCTCCACGCAACTACATACATGCTCGTCGCAAAGACGAGCGCTTACCGGGAACTGACATCCAGGGCAGATATTTGTTCGACGCATTTTCAGGGTGCTCAGATGCAGAACTTTCAGGCCCAGAGCCCGAAAGCCGCCGCCACATCCTATGTCCCTCTTGATGTAGCGAGGCGTCTTGTTCGCTGGATGCCAGGTGGAGCCACGCTTGAGTTGCCGTATCTAAGAGGGGTATTGCAAGGAAATGAATTGAGAGCGGCCACAAACGGTGGCTTGATCCTAACAAGTGTCGGATTGAACGACCCTGACCTGACCCTACTGGCAAACGAGCGACAATTGGCTGTGGCAGGTGCTCCGGGATGGATTTTGTCCGCCACCACACCACTTAAGGTTGTGGTGTGAACGCATGACTTCGCTTCGCGCATCGTAAATTGGTGCCGAGCCTAAGTCGCCGGAGTGAAACCCGTTCACGCACGGCATGAACTTTAAAGGATCACCATACCCGGCGGTGACTTAGGACGTCCTTTCTTTATCATTTGTCGGTCGTCGCGCTTGGCGCAAGCCGGTCATGGCATTCGCGCCTGCCTGTGACCGTCGCGTGTAGTACGTCACCATGCGATCCGTTTTCCAGCCGCCTGCTTGTTGTATCTGGGTGCCTGTTGCACCGTGCTCTGCCAGATCATTCGCCGACCCAATCCGCGCCGAATGCCCGCTAATGCTCCCAGCGTTCTCCAATCCGGCCGCTTTCGCACGCCGCCGGAATATCCGCGCCACTTCCTGCGGTAGCAGTGCATCGGCGGAATCACCGTTCGCCTTCGGGCGGCCACCAATCGGTCGGAAGAGGGCGCCTTCATCGATGCCAGCTGCCGCTTGCCACGCGCGAACGCGCACGATCGTTTCCAGACTCACAAACCGATAGTCCGGCGCGGCACCATCCTGGTTGGTCTTGGAGAACGGAACGTGCAGCGACCAGGTGTTGCGCCGGCGGTTGTGGTGCAGGTGCTCGACCCGAATAGCCACCAATTCCGATTCACGGCACAACGTGTCCGACGCCATCGACAGCAACGCCGCGTCACGCAGGTCCCGCGGGCTGTTGCCCAGCGACGCGAGAATGGTCTCGATACCGGCCATGTCGAGTTCGCCAGCCTGCTTGCGCGCATGACCGCCAGTCGTCTTCAGGCGCCGGATCAGCTTCTTCCATTTCACCGGCCAGTCCGGATCCTTCGACGGACTCGGCAAGCCCGCGGCGACATGCACCAGACCGACTGTATAGAGATAGCGATCCACCGTGGCGCGTTTGCGACCTTTATCAATCGCCGCCGACAAGAACGTCTCCAGTTGGGTGACGGAGGCGGGCAGGGGTGTCGCGCCGGTCGCTTCGCACCAGGCCAGGTACTGCACCCAGTCCGAACGCACCGCTTTGACCGTGGCCGGCGCGCTGCCTTCGGCAAAGTCCGCCGACCAACTGGCAAGTCGAGCGAGTACGGCCTCGACGGAGGCGGCTAAGGCAGGACGTGGTGCATGGATCTCGGGCGCAATCGCCGGCACGGTCGTTAGACCTTCGAGGCTATCGACGACACGAAGGGGAAGGGTAGTCGGCTCGGCCATGGGAGGCATCCTGGGGCGCTCAGCGCGGCGCCGATGACCCATGATAGCGAATAAGTGCCATTATTCGCTATCTTTGTTGTGGTTGAAATCGCATGAATTTCAATAGGATGAACGCATCACATGGTGTGGCAAGCACGGTATCACCTGACTGAATCGAAGGCTGTCGAGATCTGGCATCGGCGCCGCAACCTCATGTCGACGGCATCGACACGTTCGGCCGACATGTCGATGTTTCGCACGAAAATCGACATGTGCGACTTCAGCCGGACAGCAGAGGCAGCCAAGGGGTCAAAGGCTTGTGTGACCCGAGTCGGGTCACCGCCGATAGGGGGTGAACGCCGACGGGCTGGCACGAGGCCGCCCCGTTGGGATCGGGATTCTCGTTGCACCGTGCTCCGACCAGTCGTTGGCCGCCCCCATACGCGTCGAACGCCCATTCGCCCTGAGTCGTCGCCCAAGGCAGCGTTGGCCCTCGCACTTCCACGGGGCGTCGAAGTGTTTGCCCGTCATCGAGCGGGGAATCGCCCCCAGGGCATCAGTCAAGCTCGCCCCGCCACAGCGCCGTGTCCGGTATTTCGGCTTCCGCTTGTTGCAGAAGATGCCGGTAGAGGTCATCGGACACCGACTGGCCTTCGAGCTTCATGTGGGCGGCGACACGATTGAGCGTCGCGTTGAAGAGCTTCAGACGCTGTTGATCCACGCTGGACTGCAGAGGCTGCTGAGGTACGACCAACACCACCAATTCGCAATCCATGGCCGCTGCCGCGCGGCGCAGGGTTTCGATGCGCACCGTGCCGGCACGCTCGCTTTTTTCCAGCTTAACCACTGAACTGGGACGCACACCCAGCCGGCGCGCGAGCTCTGACTGCGACATCCCCAGGGCATCGCGCGTAGCGGCAATCCAGCCTCCTCGGGGAGTGATTTGGAGCCGAGGAAGCATTTCCCGGCACCAGTTGCCGGCGTGATCGAGTCGTGCGCGGGCGAGGCGGCGCATCTGCTGAGTGGTGTGGAAGGCCATCGATATGCTCTGTATGGACGAAACCGCAGAGCAGATTATGGAGGGCGCAAACAGCCAAGATGGTCGTTCCCTACATGGCGGAATCTACGTGGCCATTTATGCCCTACAAGGAATAATCAATCCGAATAATCGTACAGCGTCGTCAAATCAATGCGCCGGAAGTCAGCCGATTGTTCCGCGAGCGAGTGGCCGCGCTAAAATCACACCATCCGGCGAAGCTCATTCGCATCCAGTCACGCAGAAGAAGCCATGTCGATCCATTCAGACTTGACCGTCGAGCAATCAGCGGGGCCGCGGACGATGGCCGTCTTATTTCTCGAGCTGGATGGCGTTCTCGACATGACCGGATCGTCCGAGTCGCAGCTGGAGGAAGTACTGGCGCCGTACCTGGCTCAACTGGAGATTGTGATCTCCGATCGGCGAGCCCTTCACACGCCGATCGAAACGCTTCGGAGCAAGCTTCCCAACCGCATAGCGTCTCGGGTGGTCGACTCCATGTATCTGCAGGAGCTGACGAACTCGTGCTGGAGCGACTATCACTCGGCTCTCGCCACCCGCTATGCGTGCCTTCGATTGTGGTTGGACCGACGCCGTAGCCCGGGCACGCGCTGGCTGGCACTTGAACAACGATGGCCACTGGATTCGTGGCCAACCCTAGAGCGGGAGCACTTGGTGTGCGGCCCTATTGCGCAAGCTTCGGTCCGCCAGCAGCTCACACAAGCACTGAGCCAACTAGTGGGCTAGGTCGAGCAACCGACTCTGGTCATGTGTTTCGAACTGACCCAGGAGTAGCCTCATGGACCCCAGTGACCCATTGACTGGCGCTCGCCAGGAGGCGTTTCGCAGCACCGAATGGCTTCCGGCCAAAAGCCTGGATCACCAACACCTCAAGCAATGGCTCCGCGAGGAGCGGATATTTGGTGTTCGCCTCGACGGAGTGGACTGGTACCCGGCCTACCTATTCGAGCCCACATCGGGCCGACCTGCTCAGGGCCTCGACCAGGTGATCCGGGCCTTCGGCGGGGTGGGGGATGGGTGGCGCTTAGCATTCTGGTTCGCGTCCGTGAACAGCTATTTGGGAGGGAAGCGCCCACAAGATGAGCTACCCAGAGATCCTGCCGCTGTCGCCAGCGCAGCCATCCAGGAAAACCAACCCGTTGAGCATGGTTAAAGTGAGATCCATCCAGTTAGCTGAGCTACGACATGCACACCGATTGCTACATTTTGCTCGATTTCGATGGCGTTCTTCACCCGAAGGACGGCGGGCCCGAAACGTATTTCGTCGACCTTCCTGCGTTTGAGGCTGTGTTGCGCGAGTTTCCTGGTGTGGCTGTGGTCATTGCCTCTTCGTGGCGACATACACAGACTTTGGACGCACTACGCTCGTATTTTAGCTCCGATCTTCGCGCGCGCATCGTAGACGTGACGCCTGACATTCCGCAGGCCGCAGGTGACACCGATCGCGGCACCCGTCACAAAGAGGCAATGGCGTGGCTTGAGCGCAACGCCGAGCCAGGCATGACATGGATAGCCGTCGACGACATGCCTCACCTGTACGACCCGAGCGCGCTAGTCGTGGTCACGCGAGACGGCTTTGGGGACGCGGAGGCCAATGCCTTGCGCGCGGCATTGGTCAATCCTCTTGCTTTGATGCAACAGCGCCAAGCGAGTAACTCGAACAACTAACGAGACGTGAGGCTTCCGGCTTCAGATGTCCGTCAGCTGGCTTCGACTCTCATGTAGAGTCCAGAGCATATAGAGAGCATATAGAATGACAGCCGTGATCTGCGCTCAACAAAATTGGCGCAAGTTTCAATGCGGATGGAACACTTTGGCGCAGGTTTCAATGCAGAGTTTTCGAACTGGACGATGTTTTTCTGCAGTTGAAAAAAATGGACGAGGTTTCGGTGCAGAAATGGCAAAGGTTGCCTGCAGCAGTGGCTCATGTCTCGGTGCTACAGACAAGAGGGTTCTCTGCGAAGAACAGATCAGCTGCAAGCAAAAACGTTATTTGGTCGCGAAGGGCCAATCGACGAGCAAGTAACAACTTTACTTGGCGGCAAGTAACAAAATTACTTGGTTCGGGTCTAGGATGGCCCTAGGTGACGCAACACTCCACAAAGTACCAGTAATTCGCATAATGTATATTATGTAAAATAAGATAATTTGGACGTGATGCCGGTAAGCGTCCTGCTTCCAAAGCCTTCTCCCTATCCAAGGATGCTCTCAAGACCTCGCTTGGTGCCACCAACCGTCAGCAACCCGCCCGCTTAGCTAGCCAGGCGGGATGCTGCTCTTGGAGTGCCTCAGCGCTGTGGCGGTTTGTGCTTGAGCCAGGCCAGCGCAGCGGCAACGCCTATGCCGTATGCGGGATCGGCTTTCGCGCAGTTGTCTATGTGGCGTTGTTTCACTTCATCGCGGGCGTCGCCCATTGCCCGGGCCGTGTCGTCGAACAGCAGCTGGCGTTGGGCCTGGCTCATCTGCCCGAAGGCGGCCTGTATTTCGTGACGCCGACGGCCCGCGCGCGACCGGCCAAAATCACCGCGCTGGCTGATTTCCTTGTGTCGAAACTCGCTGCGGCGGAATGGAAAATGGCGCTGGACGGAAAGCCGGAACGGTCGGGCAAACCGGCGCGGAAAAAAGGTGCTGCTTCGTAGCAATGGCACGGCCTGTGACTACCCGGCGGCACGTGTCCGCCATGATTGTCACCGGGGCAGCGTTTCACCGTAATAGAGTCG
This genomic interval from Dyella japonica A8 contains the following:
- a CDS encoding tyrosine-type recombinase/integrase; translated protein: MAEPTTLPLRVVDSLEGLTTVPAIAPEIHAPRPALAASVEAVLARLASWSADFAEGSAPATVKAVRSDWVQYLAWCEATGATPLPASVTQLETFLSAAIDKGRKRATVDRYLYTVGLVHVAAGLPSPSKDPDWPVKWKKLIRRLKTTGGHARKQAGELDMAGIETILASLGNSPRDLRDAALLSMASDTLCRESELVAIRVEHLHHNRRRNTWSLHVPFSKTNQDGAAPDYRFVSLETIVRVRAWQAAAGIDEGALFRPIGGRPKANGDSADALLPQEVARIFRRRAKAAGLENAGSISGHSARIGSANDLAEHGATGTQIQQAGGWKTDRMVTYYTRRSQAGANAMTGLRQARRPTNDKERTS
- a CDS encoding helix-turn-helix domain-containing protein, with the translated sequence MAFHTTQQMRRLARARLDHAGNWCREMLPRLQITPRGGWIAATRDALGMSQSELARRLGVRPSSVVKLEKSERAGTVRIETLRRAAAAMDCELVVLVVPQQPLQSSVDQQRLKLFNATLNRVAAHMKLEGQSVSDDLYRHLLQQAEAEIPDTALWRGELD
- a CDS encoding HAD domain-containing protein; amino-acid sequence: MHTDCYILLDFDGVLHPKDGGPETYFVDLPAFEAVLREFPGVAVVIASSWRHTQTLDALRSYFSSDLRARIVDVTPDIPQAAGDTDRGTRHKEAMAWLERNAEPGMTWIAVDDMPHLYDPSALVVVTRDGFGDAEANALRAALVNPLALMQQRQASNSNN
- a CDS encoding catalase-related domain-containing protein yields the protein MSQAQRQLLFDDTARAMGDARDEVKQRHIDNCAKADPAYGIGVAAALAWLKHKPPQR